From the genome of Geminocystis herdmanii PCC 6308, one region includes:
- a CDS encoding EAL domain-containing protein, producing MNSDYLKTTSHKNLQPITHVLVLEDENSRQTIILDEANYSIGRDVRNKIPLSSKKVSRFHATLLRRTDTKNQSFSYWLLDGDLQGNRSTNGIFINEKRCLVQELKHEDVIRFGIEIQASYYVLNNISDLALLQSGDFQQQAPEMESTIQPTKANSQNVMAKQTLVISEPNIMESMMSEDSSLNSTSFQDSEITKLASFPELSPNPIIEMDWEGHITYLNPSALNKFPELKANPATETHPLLVGLIKNIENHGNNNKLFVREVTIKEQVFEQYIHYLSDKKLIRCYVFDFTKRKVLETQLKESEQRYKAFISQTKEGIFLVDAGSKKILEANNALADLLGYGLEDIYSLKLYDLIDLTTSVLDEQIDFILKSKKEKNIIKHFEYKTKNKSLIALESNITWTSYGDQTILSFAVRPDNKSTNEGTFIQEQGLYDLETGLPNRQLFMEQLNTAIANSRRIQGLMCIVFVELEILEDAKKTLDYGLKSSILDGFAKRLRASLRSGDTVAHWEGCQFICLLPQVRNVKDVGRVNHRMLESLKPPFFIDNHKIYVKTSMGIAIKDEESSTAEILINQVQSALGKSKEAGSNNYKFFDQKVQVEIERLLRLEKLLSHALIRNEFSLVYQPQIAIQQKKITGIEALIRWDHPDLGRVTPDQFIPLAEETGLIISIGEWVLETACKQRSAWAKDNLTEQPICINISSQQFQQPNFVGMIQNILQKTSLDAHLLELEITEKIIASDVELATKTLKELNELGVRIALDDFGTDTVALGYFKQFHFSTLKIDRPIIKNFSADSQDKAMISAMISIAKSFNMRIVAEGVEIKGEVEELFKLGCQEIQGNWLTPPVTVEDMTKFLLNSSYDL from the coding sequence ATGAATAGTGACTATCTCAAAACTACCTCCCATAAAAATTTACAACCCATTACTCATGTCCTAGTATTAGAAGATGAAAACTCTAGGCAAACTATCATTTTGGATGAAGCCAATTATTCCATCGGTAGAGATGTGAGAAATAAAATTCCCCTATCTTCTAAAAAAGTTTCTCGTTTTCACGCCACATTATTAAGAAGAACAGACACTAAAAATCAAAGTTTTTCCTATTGGCTTTTAGATGGAGATTTACAGGGTAATCGCAGTACTAATGGCATTTTTATTAATGAGAAAAGATGTTTAGTACAAGAGTTAAAACATGAGGATGTGATTCGTTTTGGTATAGAAATTCAGGCTAGTTATTATGTACTAAACAATATCAGTGATTTAGCTTTATTACAGTCAGGAGATTTCCAACAACAAGCTCCAGAAATGGAAAGTACGATTCAACCCACAAAAGCTAATTCTCAAAATGTCATGGCGAAACAGACATTAGTTATTTCTGAACCAAATATCATGGAATCCATGATGTCAGAAGATAGTAGTCTGAATAGTACAAGTTTCCAAGATTCTGAGATTACTAAATTAGCCTCTTTTCCTGAATTGAGTCCAAATCCCATTATCGAAATGGACTGGGAAGGACATATTACCTATCTTAACCCTTCAGCTCTTAATAAATTTCCAGAATTAAAAGCAAACCCCGCCACAGAAACTCATCCTCTTTTAGTAGGATTAATTAAAAATATTGAAAATCACGGCAATAACAATAAGTTATTTGTTCGGGAAGTTACCATAAAAGAGCAAGTTTTTGAGCAGTATATTCATTATCTATCCGATAAAAAACTGATTAGGTGTTATGTTTTTGATTTTACGAAAAGAAAAGTTTTAGAAACTCAATTAAAAGAAAGTGAGCAGAGATATAAGGCTTTTATTAGTCAAACCAAAGAAGGTATTTTTCTGGTGGATGCAGGTAGCAAAAAAATCTTGGAAGCCAATAACGCTTTAGCCGATTTATTGGGTTATGGTTTAGAAGATATTTATTCTTTGAAATTATATGATTTAATTGATTTAACTACCAGTGTTTTAGATGAACAAATAGACTTTATTTTAAAATCTAAAAAAGAGAAAAACATCATTAAACATTTTGAGTATAAAACCAAAAATAAATCATTAATAGCTTTAGAATCTAATATTACTTGGACTAGTTACGGTGATCAAACGATACTTTCTTTTGCGGTACGTCCTGACAACAAAAGTACCAATGAAGGCACTTTTATTCAAGAACAAGGTTTATACGATCTCGAAACGGGTTTACCCAATCGACAGCTATTTATGGAACAGTTAAATACTGCGATCGCCAATAGTCGTCGTATTCAGGGGTTAATGTGTATTGTTTTTGTGGAATTAGAAATTTTAGAAGATGCCAAAAAAACCTTAGATTATGGACTCAAATCTAGTATTTTAGATGGTTTTGCTAAACGTTTAAGGGCTTCTTTACGATCGGGCGACACCGTAGCTCATTGGGAAGGTTGTCAATTCATCTGTCTTTTACCCCAAGTCAGAAATGTTAAAGATGTGGGGAGAGTGAATCATCGAATGTTGGAATCATTGAAACCACCTTTTTTCATTGATAACCATAAAATTTATGTGAAAACCAGCATGGGGATTGCCATCAAAGATGAAGAATCTTCCACTGCTGAAATTCTGATTAATCAAGTACAAAGTGCTTTAGGTAAAAGTAAAGAAGCAGGTAGTAACAACTATAAATTCTTTGATCAAAAAGTGCAAGTTGAAATTGAGCGCTTACTAAGATTAGAAAAATTGTTGTCTCATGCTTTAATACGCAATGAATTTTCTTTGGTGTATCAACCGCAGATTGCCATCCAGCAGAAAAAAATCACGGGTATAGAAGCCCTAATTAGATGGGATCATCCCGATTTAGGTAGAGTTACTCCAGATCAATTTATTCCCTTAGCGGAAGAAACAGGGTTAATTATCTCTATTGGAGAGTGGGTTCTTGAAACTGCTTGTAAGCAAAGATCGGCTTGGGCAAAGGATAATTTAACAGAGCAACCGATTTGTATTAACATTTCTAGCCAACAATTTCAACAACCAAATTTTGTGGGTATGATTCAAAATATTTTGCAAAAAACCTCTTTAGATGCCCATTTATTGGAGTTAGAAATTACTGAAAAAATTATCGCTTCGGATGTGGAATTAGCCACTAAAACCCTTAAAGAATTGAATGAGTTAGGGGTAAGAATTGCTTTAGATGATTTTGGTACTGATACCGTCGCTTTAGGTTATTTTAAACAATTCCATTTTTCTACTTTAAAGATCGATCGACCTATTATTAAGAATTTTAGTGCTGATAGTCAAGATAAAGCCATGATTAGTGCCATGATTTCGATCGCCAAAAGTTTTAATATGCGCATCGTTGCCGAAGGAGTAGAAATTAAAGGCGAAGTAGAAGAACTTTTTAAACTAGGATGTCAAGAAATACAAGGCAATTGGTTAACTCCTCCTGTAACGGTAGAAGATATGACAAAATTTTTGTTAAACTCTAGTTATGATTTATAG
- a CDS encoding EAL domain-containing protein, translated as MSEVQEFRHVLVIEDRKGRRIVSLEESNYTLGRDSHNPIILYDYQVSRTHATLIRKIDDETVGFSYRIIDGDLQGKRSTNGILINGHSSISHELKHGDIVRFASEAKASYYIIPTDSGIDLFNPDGLDRINASRTTLTNQSSETMIKKQEESSNSEDQEELIRLASFPELSPNPIIELDWDGNITYVNPAASIKFDTIYDEKLEHPILAGLLTEYNNRQGNLFLREVKIGTEVFEQYVHYLSEKKLIRCYIFDFTKRKQAEAQLKESEVRYRAIARQTSEGIFLAYASNKRIIEANDSYLKLLGYSSEEISNLTLYNIIANDLSIFNQDLTHVLENKEDFTKQYLHRCQDGSLINLESSISLISYQNRDIFCFVVRNITNSVNLPNSNDQVFHDYITHLPNQKLFNEQLGVAIVNAERYQYLMAIIIIEIEKFLEFKQNNHQNIVNQLVKNCSQTLQSCLRTGDLLARWDENKFIILFPRIKGPRDPAKIAKKMSSTVEQFLQESSTNVTLTSNLSLVIYPIDGDEISLLVKNSLLSLESKNNSNNVNYNVTGFNISPKTASLLKLENLIGSAIKEQQFFLCYQPQINSYTRKLTGLEALLRWDHPELGKVTPRHFLRLTEETDFMLPLGIWILQTATLQMLSWTKENIQPLPIGVNISARQFSQPNFVESIEKALEQSGLPPQFLELEITENCFLQNQELAYNILSHLSSLNIRLCFDNFGSGNSALIHLQKVPFNTIKISPSVVNQLDENPKSRAFIQSMAILSEGYGSRLVAVGIEKLEQMELLRNLGCTEIQGNLFSRPLPAKDTTVFLHKAEHTIINS; from the coding sequence ATGAGTGAAGTACAAGAATTTCGTCACGTTTTAGTCATCGAAGATCGTAAGGGTAGAAGGATAGTTTCCCTTGAAGAAAGTAACTATACTTTGGGGAGAGATTCCCATAATCCGATTATTCTTTATGATTATCAAGTTTCTCGTACTCACGCCACGTTGATTCGTAAAATAGATGATGAAACGGTTGGTTTTTCTTACCGTATTATTGATGGTGATTTACAAGGAAAAAGAAGTACTAACGGTATTTTAATTAATGGACATTCTAGCATTTCCCATGAGTTAAAACATGGTGATATTGTTCGATTTGCTAGTGAGGCAAAAGCTAGTTATTATATTATTCCCACTGACTCAGGTATTGATTTATTTAACCCCGATGGACTCGATCGCATTAATGCCTCTCGTACAACACTGACTAATCAGTCTAGTGAAACCATGATCAAAAAACAGGAGGAATCGAGCAATTCTGAAGATCAAGAGGAATTAATCCGTTTAGCTTCTTTTCCTGAATTATCTCCTAACCCCATTATTGAATTAGACTGGGATGGTAATATTACCTATGTCAACCCCGCCGCTAGTATTAAATTTGATACTATTTATGATGAAAAATTAGAACATCCAATCCTTGCAGGTTTATTGACAGAATATAATAATCGTCAAGGTAATTTATTTTTAAGAGAAGTTAAAATTGGAACTGAAGTTTTTGAACAATATGTTCATTATTTATCGGAAAAAAAATTAATTCGTTGCTACATTTTTGATTTTACGAAACGAAAACAAGCTGAAGCACAATTAAAAGAAAGTGAAGTCCGTTATCGTGCCATCGCCCGACAAACTTCTGAAGGTATTTTCTTAGCTTATGCTAGTAATAAACGCATTATTGAAGCTAACGATTCTTATTTAAAACTTTTAGGTTATTCTAGTGAAGAAATTAGTAATTTAACTCTCTATAATATTATTGCTAATGATTTAAGTATTTTTAACCAAGATTTAACTCATGTTTTAGAAAATAAAGAAGATTTTACCAAACAATATTTACACCGTTGTCAAGATGGTTCTTTAATCAATTTAGAATCTAGTATTAGTTTAATTAGCTATCAAAATCGAGATATTTTTTGCTTTGTAGTTAGAAATATAACAAATTCCGTAAACCTTCCTAATTCTAATGATCAAGTGTTTCATGATTATATCACTCATCTGCCTAACCAAAAGCTATTTAATGAACAGTTAGGAGTAGCGATCGTCAATGCAGAAAGGTATCAATATTTAATGGCAATTATCATCATAGAAATAGAAAAATTTTTAGAATTTAAACAAAATAATCATCAAAATATCGTCAATCAATTAGTGAAAAATTGCTCCCAAACTTTGCAATCATGTTTACGCACAGGAGATTTACTTGCTCGATGGGATGAAAATAAATTTATCATATTATTTCCCCGCATTAAAGGACCTAGAGACCCCGCAAAAATTGCTAAAAAAATGTCTTCCACTGTAGAACAATTTTTACAAGAATCTTCCACAAATGTGACCTTAACATCTAATTTAAGTTTAGTTATTTATCCCATTGATGGAGATGAAATTTCTTTATTAGTGAAAAATAGTTTACTTTCTTTGGAATCTAAAAACAACTCTAATAACGTTAACTACAACGTCACCGGTTTTAATATTAGCCCTAAAACAGCAAGTTTATTAAAACTAGAAAACTTAATCGGTAGTGCCATTAAAGAACAACAATTTTTCCTCTGCTATCAACCTCAAATTAATAGTTACACTAGAAAATTAACAGGTTTAGAAGCATTACTACGGTGGGATCATCCCGAATTAGGGAAAGTTACCCCTCGTCATTTTTTACGGTTAACCGAAGAAACAGATTTCATGCTTCCTTTGGGGATTTGGATTTTACAAACTGCTACTTTACAGATGTTGTCATGGACAAAAGAGAATATTCAACCTTTACCCATTGGTGTTAATATTTCCGCAAGACAGTTTTCTCAGCCTAATTTTGTAGAATCGATCGAAAAAGCCCTCGAACAATCAGGCTTACCCCCCCAATTTTTAGAGTTGGAAATAACAGAAAATTGTTTTCTCCAGAATCAAGAATTGGCTTATAATATACTATCCCATTTATCTAGTTTAAACATCAGATTATGTTTTGATAACTTTGGCTCAGGCAATTCAGCTTTAATTCATTTGCAAAAAGTTCCTTTTAATACTATCAAAATTAGCCCTAGTGTGGTAAACCAATTAGACGAGAATCCAAAAAGTAGAGCCTTCATTCAAAGCATGGCTATTCTATCAGAAGGTTATGGTAGTAGATTAGTTGCTGTAGGCATTGAGAAGCTAGAACAAATGGAATTACTAAGAAATCTAGGATGTACAGAAATTCAAGGTAATTTATTTAGTCGTCCTTTACCAGCCAAGGACACCACAGTTTTTCTTCATAAAGCCGAACATACTATAATTAACAGTTAA
- a CDS encoding DUF1822 family protein has translation MNFLKTNQIKIMPLDLFTAFNSEHLWLKFSEEDQAKAEQISQGCTIKGGRHQSFLNALSSICLMKWLKITFPQMNYHQLDEENLLTIWEFVNGTPININNSNLILLPEETEDLSEFYIPQEWVDIPRFRGDYFLPIQVNLDTGWLRFWGFVTYEDIKKLGIYDHTFAQYILPEQVVEGDLNLLFLFEKYSLSPKPEYQPLPILSKEEKYNLLTQLLTLDTLIIRHRLNFFQWAVLFSDDDCRKYLYQKYQPLSLGAWLQHNFNQAYDRGWQHLRDFADSLDLMSNTPPLITNGVVMRSGEINLQYIYQIQDEQQLKIAAQRLSVLPTDTIYKPQVLKALNYIMSKSLDDDTRWNAAEGIWRLEPNNPNAGLWCGKRLNLGVDINGVSLALVIGLLPKSATENSIFLRLYGINDAYTLPHNLQVNIMDQETLVFKQLVARDGDRLLQYKFWGKKGECFWIQINLGATQLSEAFVI, from the coding sequence ATGAACTTTTTAAAAACTAACCAGATTAAGATTATGCCCTTAGATTTATTTACAGCTTTTAATTCTGAACATTTATGGCTGAAATTTTCTGAAGAAGATCAAGCAAAAGCCGAACAAATATCTCAAGGATGTACCATCAAAGGAGGCAGACATCAAAGTTTTTTGAATGCCTTATCAAGTATTTGTTTAATGAAATGGCTAAAAATCACATTTCCCCAGATGAATTATCATCAATTAGACGAAGAAAATTTATTAACTATATGGGAATTTGTTAATGGCACTCCTATTAATATTAATAATAGCAACCTGATTTTATTACCAGAAGAAACAGAAGATTTAAGCGAATTTTATATTCCCCAAGAATGGGTTGATATTCCTCGTTTTCGAGGGGATTATTTTTTGCCAATACAAGTTAACTTAGACACCGGATGGTTAAGATTCTGGGGTTTTGTTACCTATGAGGATATTAAAAAACTAGGTATTTATGATCATACTTTTGCACAGTATATTCTACCAGAACAGGTAGTGGAAGGTGATCTCAATTTATTATTTTTGTTTGAAAAATACTCTCTTTCTCCTAAACCTGAATATCAACCATTACCTATATTATCAAAGGAAGAAAAATATAATTTATTAACACAATTACTAACCTTAGATACTCTAATTATACGTCATCGTTTAAATTTCTTTCAGTGGGCTGTGCTATTTAGTGATGATGATTGTCGTAAATATTTATATCAAAAATATCAACCTCTGAGTTTAGGAGCATGGCTACAACATAATTTCAATCAGGCGTACGATCGAGGTTGGCAACATCTCAGGGATTTTGCCGATAGCTTAGATTTAATGAGTAACACTCCCCCATTAATTACTAATGGTGTCGTCATGCGCTCAGGGGAGATTAACTTACAATATATCTATCAAATTCAAGATGAGCAACAGTTAAAAATCGCAGCGCAAAGACTAAGTGTTTTACCTACAGATACCATTTATAAACCGCAAGTGTTAAAAGCACTCAATTACATTATGAGTAAATCCCTTGATGACGATACCCGTTGGAATGCGGCGGAAGGAATTTGGCGTTTAGAGCCGAATAATCCTAATGCTGGGTTATGGTGTGGTAAACGTCTTAATCTTGGTGTTGATATCAACGGTGTATCTTTAGCCTTAGTCATTGGTTTATTACCTAAATCTGCCACAGAAAATAGTATCTTTTTACGGCTTTATGGCATAAATGATGCTTATACTTTACCTCATAATCTTCAAGTTAATATTATGGATCAAGAAACCCTCGTGTTTAAACAACTGGTAGCACGAGATGGCGATCGACTCCTACAATATAAATTTTGGGGTAAGAAAGGAGAATGCTTCT